Genomic window (Acidobacteriota bacterium):
GACGGCTCACAACCGCGATCGGTTCGATAACCGACGAGATCGACAGATCCGAGCCGGGACATTTCAACCGTTTCGTCTTTCTCGACGCTCAGGACTGGATGAACGCCGAAACGATGACCGAACTTTGGTCCGCGATCGCCGCGAAAGGCGCCGCCGGGTCCCGAATCATATTTCGTACGGCCGGAGCGAATTCGCCGGTCGAATCGAATCTGCCGAAGGCGCTGTGTGATCGGTTCGAATACGAGAAGGATCGGTCCGAGGAACTCTTCAAACAAGACCGCGCCTCTATCTACGGCGGTTTCCATTTGTACGTTCTCAAACCGTGATGGACGATAAATCCCAATTTCCCAGTTCCCAATTCGAGCGGATGGATCGGATGTACCGCCATCAGCGCTTCTTCTACGATCTGACGCGCAAGTACTATCTGCTCGGACGCGACCGGCTGATCGCCGAGATGAAGATCGCGCCCGGGGACCGCGTTCTCGAACTCGGCTGCGGAACGGCGCGCAATCTCATCGCTCTCGCGAAAAAACATCCTGAATCGCATTTCTACGGTCTCGACGCCTCGGCGGAAATGCTCCGGACCGCGCAAAAGAAGATCGACGCGGCAGGATTGTCGAACATCACACTCCGGACGGCGCTCGCCGATGAGTTTTCGTTTGACGGGACGTTCGGCCTCGACGACAGATTCGACAATTGCTTTTTCAGCTACGCGGTCTCGATCATCCCGCCCTGGAGGGAATCGATCCGAAACGCAATCGAGAACCTCAAACCCGAGGGAAAGCTCCATATCGTCGATTTTTTCGATCAAAACGACCTGCCGGCGTGGTTTCGCACGTTGCTTCAAGGCTGGCTCGAAAAATTCCACGTGCGCTATCCGGAAGAGTTGATCCCGTTTCTTGAAACGATGCGCGACGAAGGCTCGATCGAATTTCGGGTCGATCCGCTCTATCGAAGATATGCCTTGATCGTTGAGGTTACGAAAGCCCAGATTCAATAGTCGGGAGCTTTGAAATACCCGCTTGAAGGAAATCGGCGACAGTTTAACCACAGATGAACGCGGATTGGCGGGATAAAATCATATTTTTTTTCCACCGTAATGGCGCCGAGTTGGTCTCAAATCATCCGGCCCCATCCGTGTTCTGTCAAGAACGGCCTGTCGCATCAATCAAGCAGGTTTTTCAAAGTTCCCTTGTCGTTTTTTTTAGTTGTGCGCGTGAGACTCCAAGCTATTTGCGTCGAACGAGTATCGCAATTCCGATTCCGCCGAGTATCAGCAAGCTCGCCAGCAAAAGCCGGACCGAAAACTCTTCCCGAAGAAGCAGGATTCCGCCCGCCGCAGCGATCGCCGGAACCGCGAGCTGCAGGACCGCCGCCCGGACCGGTGTGTGAAACCGGAGCGCCGCATACCAAACCGCGTAACCGATCCCGGAGGCGATCGCCCCGGAAACTGCGGCGATCAGAGCGGCTCGAAACGATATCTTGAGATTCCCGAGGAACGGCAACGCCGCAACGGCCGCAAAAGGCAGCGAACGCGCGAAATTGCCGGCGGTCGTCGACAGCGGGTTCTTGACGCCTTTGGCGCGAAGCGTGTAAAAACCCCAAGCGGCGCCGGCCACGGCCATCAATATCGAACTCGCGATCGGCGGCGACTCGAGTCCGGGAAGGACGAGATAGACGAGACCGCAGAACGCAACCGACAGCCCGACCCATTCAAGCCGCCGCGGAGATTCGCCCCGGGCAATCGCCCAAAAGATCATCGTCAGTTGAACCGACCCGAAAAGGATCAGCGCGCCGGTCGCGGTCGTCAGTCCAAGATACGCGAACGAGAAAAGAATCGCATACCCGAACAAAAACAGCGCCGAAACCCAGTTTCCGTTGTCCTCGCCCGCGTCGCGGCGGCCGAACGCGTGCGCCAGCAGGAATAGCACGGCCGCCCCTGAAACAAGCCGGACGACCGTGAACGAAGTCGCGTCGATCTCGCCGCCGCGCAATGCCATCCGGCAAAGGACGGAGTTCAGCGCAAAGCAGAGGAGGGCGACGGTTGTAAATGCGAACGCTTTCATTTGCCGTTGTCGATCAGATCGCCGATCTCGCGGTTCAGATCCTCGCGTTCGAGCAGGAGCCGGAGAAACAAGGCCCGCTGGCGCAGCAAGAGCCAAACCGACTTGAGCCAGACCTTGAGATCGATCAAGGTTTCGGAACTGCGAAGCGCAATGTAGCCGCACAACGCGGTCAAAGGCACCGATGCGGCAGCTATCTGCCACCCAAAGAAATACCACGCAACGCCGGCGACGATCAGCCAGGTCAGCGGCATCAGGACGATCGCCGCGAGTATCTTGAAGGTCGAACCCGCAGAGTCCGGTCCGTGCGTGCGGAACATCAACCCTACGAAATTCGAGAACACATAAGCCGGCGAGTGGACCACCGCGCCGAGAATCGCAAGCGGCGACAGCAGTAAGATCACGAACAGGCGCAGGAAAAGGAAGCGAAAGACGTAAAGCGTCGGATGTTGAAGCACCGAGAGACTCTCCGACGTGACACCGCTCGCGCTAAGTTCGGCTTCATATTTTTCGATACGTTTCCCGAGCGCCGCCTTGCGTTCGGGATCATTCCGGCCGAGGAGCTCGTATCGTTCGGCGAGGTTTTGAAGCCTGCGAAACGAATCGTTGAGCGTGTTCTTGAAAAGCAGGTTGCGATAGACGGACGAAAAAAGCGCCTCGGCCTTGAGCACCGCGTCGAGTTCGTCCTGACTCTCGAGGTTTAGCGTCGCGGCACGCAGCGCGGTTTCGATCCGCTCGGTCAGGCGACGGACCGCGTCCGCGGGCGGCTCGAGATCCGCGTCGAGCGCCACCGGTTCGACGTCGAGAATTTCGCCGTAACGGATCAGGACCTCGCTTCGAAACGCCGTCTTCGACGTGTAAA
Coding sequences:
- a CDS encoding 1-acyl-sn-glycerol-3-phosphate acyltransferase, with product MLVLGKGSIARQLLHAVISIALRLFFRRIETSGVERVPTDSPVIFVLNHPNGLVDPALVFVSLPRRVSFLAKSTLFTIPIAGALIRALEALPVYRRVDADGDPERNAETFNACRRFLAENRCVAIFPEGLSHDETKLKPVKTGAARIALGALGIKREGSEKLDLKIAAVGLFYTSKTAFRSEVLIRYGEILDVEPVALDADLEPPADAVRRLTERIETALRAATLNLESQDELDAVLKAEALFSSVYRNLLFKNTLNDSFRRLQNLAERYELLGRNDPERKAALGKRIEKYEAELSASGVTSESLSVLQHPTLYVFRFLFLRLFVILLLSPLAILGAVVHSPAYVFSNFVGLMFRTHGPDSAGSTFKILAAIVLMPLTWLIVAGVAWYFFGWQIAAASVPLTALCGYIALRSSETLIDLKVWLKSVWLLLRQRALFLRLLLEREDLNREIGDLIDNGK
- a CDS encoding DMT family transporter, giving the protein MKAFAFTTVALLCFALNSVLCRMALRGGEIDATSFTVVRLVSGAAVLFLLAHAFGRRDAGEDNGNWVSALFLFGYAILFSFAYLGLTTATGALILFGSVQLTMIFWAIARGESPRRLEWVGLSVAFCGLVYLVLPGLESPPIASSILMAVAGAAWGFYTLRAKGVKNPLSTTAGNFARSLPFAAVAALPFLGNLKISFRAALIAAVSGAIASGIGYAVWYAALRFHTPVRAAVLQLAVPAIAAAGGILLLREEFSVRLLLASLLILGGIGIAILVRRK
- a CDS encoding class I SAM-dependent methyltransferase: MDRMYRHQRFFYDLTRKYYLLGRDRLIAEMKIAPGDRVLELGCGTARNLIALAKKHPESHFYGLDASAEMLRTAQKKIDAAGLSNITLRTALADEFSFDGTFGLDDRFDNCFFSYAVSIIPPWRESIRNAIENLKPEGKLHIVDFFDQNDLPAWFRTLLQGWLEKFHVRYPEELIPFLETMRDEGSIEFRVDPLYRRYALIVEVTKAQIQ